Genomic window (Candidatus Methylomirabilota bacterium):
CGTCGTGGAGCAGCGTGCCCCAGAAGTCGAACGTGATCGTGCGGATCTTCAGGGCGCGCCCTCGAACTTCGGCGCCCGCTTCTCGAGGAACGCGGACGCTCCCTCGGCCGGCTCGCCCGTCGCGTAGGCCATGGCGAAGGCGTTGATGCCGTAACGGATGGCGCTGGCGAGGTCGGCGTAGCGCCAGCGCAGCATCAGCTCCTTCTGGAGGCGGATCGCCGTGGTCCCGCCGGCCAGGATGTAAGCGACCATCTCGTCGACGGCCGCGCGCAGGCGCCCGGCCTGCACCACGCGGTTGACCAGCCCCCACTCGAGCGCGCGCTCCGCGGCGATCGCCTCCCCCGTGAGCAGCATCTCCCCTGCGCGCCCGGGCCCGACCAACGCCGGAAGCAGCGCCGCCTCGATGACCGCGGGCACCCCCACTCGCACCTCCGGCAGACCGAGCGGGGCCCCCGCCACCGCCAGGCGCAGGTCGCACGCCAGCGCCAGCTCGAAGCCCGCGCCCAGGCTCGGCCCGTTCACCGCGGCGATGACGGGGAACGGCGCATGGTGGACCGTCTCGATCGCCTCGTGGAGCGCCGTGATCAGCGCCCTGGCCCCCGGGACGTCGAGCGTGCGCAGGACGCGAACGTCCATCCCCGCGCTGAAGGCGCGGCCACTGCCCGTGAGCACCGCCACCCGCACCCCGGGGTCGCGGGCCAGCGCCCCGAACGTCTCGCGAACAGCGTGGATGAGCGCGGGCTCGAGCAGGTTGAGCGGCGGCCGGGCGAGCGTGCACCAGACGACCGCGCCCGCCCGCTCGACGCGCACCGGTGCCTCGTCCATCAGTACCGCCGCATGCCGGGATCGACGGCGCGCGCCCAGTGGTCGAGTCCGCCCATGAGGTTCTTCACGTTCCCGAAGCCCAGGCCGCGCAGATAATGGGCCACGGCGGCGCTCCGCACCCCCTGATGACAGTAGACGACGATCTCGTCGGCGGGGTTCAGCTCGTCGGTTCGGAACTCGATCTCCTCGATGGGGATGTGGACGGCATTCGGGAGGCGGCAGAGCTTCGTCTCCCAGTCCTGCCGCACGTCGACCAGGACCGGCGCGGCCTGGGCGTCGATTCGCGCTTTCAGCTCCTGGGGGGTGATCTCGTCCACGACCGAGGCGCTCCGTTCAGCGTGGCGCGGGGCGGGCCACCAGGAACTCGGCCAGCCACTCGTTGACCGTCTGCGCGTGCTCGATCTGCGGGAAGTGCCCGCAGGCGTCGATCCAGCGCACTTCCGCCCGGGCCAGCCCGCCCGCGACCTCCGCGCAATGCGCGGCTGGAATCACGAGGTCTTGCCGCCCGTGGATCGCCAGAACCGGAATGTCGAGCGAGGCCAGCGCGCGCCGGTATTCGGTCCGGTACCGCTCGAAGTCGCGGCGCGCCGCCCGCAGCGTGGCCAGATACGCGGCGCGGGCGTCCCAGCCCGTCCGCGCCCCGTAGCCGCACTCCACCAGGAACGCGATCTCGTCCGGCGCGGGGCGATAGAAGCAGCGCGCCAGGGCCGCGCGGTACACGGGCGCGCACCCGCAGAGCGCCAGCGCCTCGCCGATACCGCGGAGCGCCAGCAGGCGGTACACCCGCGACGGCCGATAACCAAAGCCGGGCACGAGCCCGCCGACGAGCGCCACCCGGTCCACGCGCGCGGGATGGGTGAGCGCATAGGTCAGCACGAAGGCGCCGCCCAGGGAATGGCCGACCAGCGAGGCGTGGTGCACGCCCAGCGCCTCGAGAAAGCCGTGGAGCGCCGCGGCGAAGAAGGCCAGGTTGTACTGGGCGAAGGGCTTCGCCGAGCGTCCGAAGCCGGGGAGATCGACGGCATAGACGGTGGCCCGCTGGGCCAGGGCGTCGAAGTTGTGCCGCCACGACTCCGCGAAGCCGCCCAGACCGTGGACCAGCACCACGGCCGGGCCGCGCCCTTCCACCACGTAGTGGAGGGCAAGCCCGTCGAGCCGTCCTCCCAGCAGCCGAAGCTCGGGCATGAGGCCTGAATTCTATCAGGTCTGGGCGTCGAGGAACTGGCTGAGCGCGCGACGGAATGGAAAGATGCTGAAGATGCCTCCGGTGTGGATGAAGCAGACCCGCCGCCCGAAGGCGCCAGGCTCGCGGCGCAGCGCATCGAGCAGACCGTAGAAGGCCTTGGCCGTGTAGACCGGGTCCAGAACGATGCCCTCCGTTCGCGCGACCCGGACCACCGTCTCCAGCGCGGCCTGTCGCACCTCGGCGCGGCCTCCGCCCTGGTAGCCGTCGATCAGGCGGATGGTGTCGGGGACCTCCACGTCCAGGCTGTAGCGGCCGCGCGCCCGCTTGATCACGTCGGTCACGTAGGCCCGCACCCGCTCCGCCTCCCACGCAATCGGGATGGATACGATCTGGCCACGGAGACCGGTGAGCTGCTTGGCCATCAGGAGCCCGGCGTGACTGCCGCCGCTGAACGCGGTGATCGCCACCGTATCGAAGTCGGGCGCGCCCTGGCGGATCTGCTGCGCCAGCTCCTGCCCGCAGCTGAGGTACCCGAGCGCGCCGGTGACCGTGGCTCCGCTCTCGGGGATCACGTACGGGGTGCGGCCCTGCGCGCGCACGCGCGCCTCGAGGTCGGCCAGCACCTGGTCGATCTTGTCCCATTCGGCGTCGTCGCAATAGCGGATCTCGGCGCCCAGCAGCCGATCGAGCAGGAGATTGCCGTCGTACTCGTCGGGCGGCCCCCCCTTGAGCGCGAGGATCGCCTTCAGGCCCAGGCGGGCGGCCACCGCGGACACGGCCCGACAACAGTTGGACTGGAGCGTCCCGCAGGTGATGAGCGTATCGGCCCGCTGGGCCAGGGCCTCGCCCACCAGGAACTCGAGCTTTCGGATCTTGTTGCCGCTCTCCAGCAGCCCGGTGAGGTCGTCGCGCTTGACCCACAGCTCCAGGCCCAGCTCGCGCGACAGGCGCTCGAGCTTGAGAATCGGCGTGGGACCCAGCGCCAGCTCCACGCGGGGGATCGGGGGCGCCGCTGTGGCCATCGAATCCACTATCTCAGGCCCGCCCCTCCAGTGGCAAGCTTCTCTGTCCGAGCGGCGCCACCACGGGCTGACCGAGCAGCCGCTTCATCAAGAGCGCGTTCATCACCGGGTAATTCCGGTTGTTGTTGTTGAACGAAATGAAGACCTGCTCGGCCTCGCGCTCGAGCGCCTCCACCTCCGGCAGCAGCGCCCGCAGCTCGTCCTCGCTATAGAGGTAGTCGTACTTCTCGCGCACCGCCGGCTCCTGACCGCGGAG
Coding sequences:
- a CDS encoding enoyl-CoA hydratase-related protein, yielding MDEAPVRVERAGAVVWCTLARPPLNLLEPALIHAVRETFGALARDPGVRVAVLTGSGRAFSAGMDVRVLRTLDVPGARALITALHEAIETVHHAPFPVIAAVNGPSLGAGFELALACDLRLAVAGAPLGLPEVRVGVPAVIEAALLPALVGPGRAGEMLLTGEAIAAERALEWGLVNRVVQAGRLRAAVDEMVAYILAGGTTAIRLQKELMLRWRYADLASAIRYGINAFAMAYATGEPAEGASAFLEKRAPKFEGAP
- a CDS encoding rhodanese-like domain-containing protein; this translates as MDEITPQELKARIDAQAAPVLVDVRQDWETKLCRLPNAVHIPIEEIEFRTDELNPADEIVVYCHQGVRSAAVAHYLRGLGFGNVKNLMGGLDHWARAVDPGMRRY
- a CDS encoding alpha/beta fold hydrolase yields the protein MPELRLLGGRLDGLALHYVVEGRGPAVVLVHGLGGFAESWRHNFDALAQRATVYAVDLPGFGRSAKPFAQYNLAFFAAALHGFLEALGVHHASLVGHSLGGAFVLTYALTHPARVDRVALVGGLVPGFGYRPSRVYRLLALRGIGEALALCGCAPVYRAALARCFYRPAPDEIAFLVECGYGARTGWDARAAYLATLRAARRDFERYRTEYRRALASLDIPVLAIHGRQDLVIPAAHCAEVAGGLARAEVRWIDACGHFPQIEHAQTVNEWLAEFLVARPAPR
- a CDS encoding D-cysteine desulfhydrase family protein; its protein translation is MATAAPPIPRVELALGPTPILKLERLSRELGLELWVKRDDLTGLLESGNKIRKLEFLVGEALAQRADTLITCGTLQSNCCRAVSAVAARLGLKAILALKGGPPDEYDGNLLLDRLLGAEIRYCDDAEWDKIDQVLADLEARVRAQGRTPYVIPESGATVTGALGYLSCGQELAQQIRQGAPDFDTVAITAFSGGSHAGLLMAKQLTGLRGQIVSIPIAWEAERVRAYVTDVIKRARGRYSLDVEVPDTIRLIDGYQGGGRAEVRQAALETVVRVARTEGIVLDPVYTAKAFYGLLDALRREPGAFGRRVCFIHTGGIFSIFPFRRALSQFLDAQT